From the Carya illinoinensis cultivar Pawnee chromosome 4, C.illinoinensisPawnee_v1, whole genome shotgun sequence genome, one window contains:
- the LOC122306693 gene encoding stress enhanced protein 2, chloroplastic, translating into MDNHERFQRSSNPQKAPKVLAITLIPQCLARSVHSRIFPMASAARAIHSELRSTKPVLQRREPLAPVQVQVPKSKPADSDRTKVVLQPRLCNLRSYGSDRVGVIKTRRDGGEGVSPFFAILSEYIDSSRKSHDFEIISGRLAMIVFAGTVTIELVTGNSLFRKMDVQGIAEGGGVCLGAITCAALFAWFSSARTKVGRIFAVGCNTFIDSLIDQIVDGLFYESELSDWSDEI; encoded by the exons ATGGACAACCACGAAAGATTCCAAAGGTCATCAAATCCTCAAAAAGCACCGAAGGTTCTCGCTATTACCCTCATTCCTCAGTGTCTCGCTCGTTCTGTGCACTCTCGGATTTTCCCGATGGCCTCGGCGGCGCGTGCAATCCACTCCGAGCTTAGGTCTACGAAGCCGGTTCTCCAGAGGAGAGAACCGCTGGCTCCGGTTCAAGTTCAGGTTCCCAAATCCAAGCCCGCCGATTCGGATAGAACGAAGGTTGTATTGCAGCCTCGGTTGTGTAATCTGAGATCGTACGGATCGGATCGAGTCGGGGTGATAAAGACGAGGAGGGACGGCGGCGAAGGAGTGTCGCCGTTCTTTGCGATTCTTTCGGAGTATATAGATAGCTCGAGGAAGAGCCATGACTTTGAGATCATCTCCGGTCGGCTAGCCATG ATAGTTTTCGCGGGAACCGTGACAATAGAGTTGGTGACGGGAAACTCGTTGTTCAGAAAGATGGATGTTCAAGGAATTGCAGAGGGAGGTGGGGTGTGTTTGGGGGCCATAACTTGTGCTGCTCTCTTCGCATGGTTCTCCAGTGCCCGAACTAAAGTGGGTCGGATCTTCGCCGTCGGCTGCAACACGTTTATCGATTCCCTCATCGATCAGATTGTCGATGGCTTGTTCTACGAAAGTGAGCTTAGCGACTGGTCCGACGAAATCTGA